One genomic segment of Synechocystis sp. LKSZ1 includes these proteins:
- a CDS encoding TIGR03032 family protein: protein MNDLMLPVSGSQLENSQFLELTNYQISVTPYFTQWLAEQQVSLALTNTLGHSLFLIGLKPNGELAVCECKFDRCMGLTVVNSNTLYMVTRFQIWRLENALSAGQIAETGADRIYLPQMAYTTGVLNIHDIAVDAEGSVVFVATRFNCLAKASTTKNFEPLWCPPFISHIMAPDHCHLNGLALHNGKLAYASSFSQTNTHEGWRQCQRHGGTITDIATNEIVVSGLSMPHSPRVYQGQLWVAQSGTGEFGKVDIKSGKFEPIVFGAGFLRGLAFWGNFAIVGSSKPRHSDFFNDLVLGERLAAQSLEPLRGLHIIDLKAGEIIHSLSLEGVQGEIYDVVVLPGVRRPVAISNPDDIQKYITVGFSQSL from the coding sequence ATGAACGACTTGATGTTACCAGTTTCAGGTTCTCAATTAGAGAACTCTCAATTCTTAGAGCTAACTAACTATCAAATTTCAGTGACGCCTTATTTTACTCAATGGTTGGCAGAGCAACAAGTAAGTCTTGCTTTAACTAATACACTAGGTCATAGTCTGTTTTTAATTGGTTTGAAACCAAATGGAGAACTTGCTGTTTGTGAATGTAAGTTTGATCGGTGCATGGGACTTACTGTCGTTAATAGTAATACTTTGTATATGGTGACCCGCTTTCAAATCTGGCGTTTAGAAAATGCGCTCTCTGCCGGTCAAATTGCTGAAACGGGGGCGGATCGCATATATCTTCCCCAGATGGCCTACACTACAGGGGTTTTAAACATCCATGATATTGCTGTGGATGCAGAAGGCTCAGTTGTCTTTGTCGCAACTCGTTTTAACTGTTTAGCCAAAGCCAGTACAACCAAAAACTTTGAGCCTCTTTGGTGTCCACCTTTTATTTCTCATATAATGGCCCCCGATCATTGTCATCTTAATGGATTGGCTCTACACAATGGTAAGCTAGCTTATGCCTCTAGTTTTAGTCAAACTAATACCCATGAAGGTTGGCGTCAATGCCAGCGCCACGGTGGAACTATCACAGATATCGCTACTAATGAAATTGTCGTGAGCGGCTTATCCATGCCCCATTCCCCTCGAGTTTATCAAGGGCAATTATGGGTAGCGCAATCAGGAACCGGTGAATTTGGGAAAGTGGATATTAAATCTGGAAAATTTGAGCCTATTGTTTTCGGCGCTGGTTTTCTGCGGGGATTAGCTTTTTGGGGCAATTTTGCGATTGTAGGTTCATCCAAGCCACGCCACAGTGATTTTTTTAATGATCTTGTCTTGGGGGAAAGACTCGCTGCTCAATCCCTAGAACCCTTACGGGGTCTTCATATCATCGACCTCAAAGCCGGAGAAATTATTCATTCTCTCAGTTTAGAAGGAGTTCAGGGGGAAATTTACGACGTAGTTGTTTTACCGGGGGTACGCCGCCCTGTTGCTATCAGTAATCCTGATGATATTCAAAAGTATATAACAGTGGGTTTTTCTCAGTCTTTATAG
- a CDS encoding choice-of-anchor Q domain-containing protein, with product MNPFPLEFAIVYEQLTAFAGLESFWASFNTAFGSEYDFAKVENLRIQWLNQDFSQLPTIQVLGSGLGLIVGAYAQSTNTIYLSQSFLATATPEQIQAVLLEEIGHYVDSLVNSVDSEGDEGEIFSALVSGVGLNKLELQTIKAQNDHFTIFVDGQSLQVEAATITVTNTNDSGAGSLRNAIASAASGDTINFSSLFNTAQTIILTSGQLVVNKSLTIQGPGANLLTISGNNASRVFVIDDNNENNAETVEISGLTISGGLVTTGSGGGIFNLENLSLRNSTLSGNSADSFGGGIFNRIGTVTVSNSTISGNSTTVFAGGGIFNDMGTVTVSNSTISGNSTRFGGGIFNDMGTVTVSNSTINGNSANLTGGGIVNNAGTTSLTTTIVANNIAGNGDGNNLLLSDGTINASNSLIESNADLINGTNSNNIFGVDPLLGSLQNNGGTTLTHALLPGSPAIGAGNTTPSTDQRGISRPQGTNGDIGAFEYVPPIVNITATDNTATEQSGNTGTFQLTRDLPTGATNTALPVQLTLSGTASASDYNFSASGGTVNASNNTVTVTFNSGSNTVNVTVTPVDDIQAEANETVILTLNGGSLNYDLGANTSGTVTISQNDFVVINTNDSGEGSLRQALLNANDISGANTITFAGVFTDATPDTITLTTGQLSITDSVTIQGPGANLLTISGNNASRIFSFGNTGPQTYNILGLTLTGGTVDRGGAIAMSDDNDILNIDRVAITGNTATAYGSGIAIAGGSTLNLTDSGIYYNNASGGGGSSVYIENSKANLSNVTVSNNTGNVFWGGSILNFSDASDRTSTVTLLNTTIANNQNYGLYNYGQSGGSPTTNYSNSIFSNNSIENFNGQAISQGNNIESGTNALLGPLQNNGGTTLTRALLPGSPAIGAGNTSLTTDQRGISRPQGTNDDIGAFEYVSPTVSLTATDNTATEAAGNTGNFQLTRVIPSGGLSDALPVQLTLSGTASASDYNFSVSPSEGTVSASSNTVTITFNAGSNTVNLTVTPVDDIQAEANETVILTLNSGTPNYDLGANTNGTVTISQNDFVVINTNDSGEGSLRQAILNANAISGANTITFAIPGGGVKTINLLSALPNITEQVTIDGTSQTGFTGTPLIELNGTSAGSGANGLTLTTGSSGSVIQGLIINRFSSGAGIFVNSSNNKIQKNYIGTNAGGTSGAGNSFGVSVNSGNNNIIGSDEDGNNDASEGNLISGNGNVGVLFFGSNNFIRGNYIGTNFDGTSAIGNGIHGIYIGSSNHNIGGSTATARNIISGNSFSGVAIFANLASNASNNIVQGNYIGTDISGNNPLGNGSGGGVRITGANNTIGGTGAGEGNIIANSAGNGVYVTDAFNASPSLNNAGNNISGNNIFNNTGLGIDLATVQGDSEVGITPNDLLDSDAGVNNLQNYPLLIKDNNGTVQGRLNSAPNTIFRIEFFSNTNVDPSGNGEGQTYLTFQNITTDGNGNASFTFTPPGGSLNITATATDPQGNTSEFSSPAIVPVVTITAIDATANEAGDPGTFRVSRTGAPIVPLTVSYAVSGTATNGSDYNSLSGTVTIPVDQTFIDIAINPIDDIQAEANETVILTLSNSVNYIQGANTNGTVTISQNDFVVTNTNDSGEGSLRQAILNANAISGGNTITFAIPGGGVKTINLLSALPNITEQVTIDGTSQTGFAGTPLIELNGASAGAVNGLTLGAGSNGSIIQGLVINRFGSGNGILVQSNNNTILGNFLGTNADGTSAQANLRGVYIDGGSNNVIGSSTIASRNLISGNTQQGIVIDKASAIGNKVKGNYIGTNLAGTAALANGFHGIQIQGGSKNNIVGIDGDGANDATEGNLISGNAQIGVITENTGTTGNIIAGNLIGTNAAGTSAISNNTGIYIANGAENTRVGTDSNGVSDSLERNIISGNTSFGIWNLNNAGNHRISGNYIGTDINGTTDLGNGSDGILVNGSANNTIGGNQVSDRNVISGNNRYGILLTSATTTGNTIQGNYIGTNASGTGAIGNSNAGIRLESGTANNLIGTNGDSVNDLAEGNVISSNSVGISIASNTTTNNTIAGNKIGTNAAGTANLGNTTQGILISDSPNNTIGGTVLNAGNLIVGNTQQGIAITGNTATGNKIQGNSLSSNGTLGVDLGADGITANDLGDGDAGPNGLQNAPRLSLAPNGIVQGQLNSTPNTTFRIEFFSNTNPDPSGYGEGQTFLNFISVTTDGSGNASFTFDPSAASNITATAIDPSGNTSEFSNVAAQTSPTFTLLTDNFTAFYNPTITNLDYNLVGRQGGLLATTRWIPNTTTAQVGNPTPNIDQGNYLLLSSSGRAALDRNFNGINAQGGLKISFELAPNATNTNSTWWGGISLGLSEANKNIFINNNVPHFGILFRGNGGIQAFDANSDVSGVNSGWGGTGNSSTLYPFSLELTDPTDGNPFNGIGQTKVEVFAGNNLIYTYTKGNGGYSDNYINLGTTGTSGFDNFKLEKLGRVPFAENATGTVYTATAIGDPLRNPSLVYSLDGPDKNLFNISQTGEISFKVAPNFEAATDAGEDNIYNLTVIASDANLTGSQNVTITVTNVNEAPINSVPDGQTTNEDTVLVFSASNSNLISISDIDAGSNLVQVALSVTNGVLTLSGTTGLSVTSGSNGSGSFTIQGTVANINGALNGLTYLGNSNFNGSDSLQIVTNDLGNTGTGGALTDTDTMTITVNAVNDAPINTLPSTFSVDEDTNLTLTGLSIADVDAGAEPVTVTLSVNSGTLAATTGGNVTVTDSGTSSIILTGTVAAINAFLAGGSAPVFSPISNFNGDVLLTLITNDQGNTGSGGAKSATDTSTITVNSVNDAPSITSGATASIAENSPVSTVIYTGTATDPDTTAPNNTVSFSLNGPDKDSFTIDSDDGEVRLKNPANFEVQNSYNIEVVVTDGGNPALSDTKAVTIQVLDVTERFTTPNRDSINTGPGNDFVTTTLDNLRQRDSINGGAGNDTLVLEGPGSTTPLEINLSNSSQVLVQPNFIGLPIPFLFFPVPWSQSSVKGFENVDASGFTGNLNLTGSNLSQTLKGGSGADRIFGLGGDDLIDGGLGADELTGGLGNDMVYLGNDSARDKVYYSAGDGTDTVFQFSRANDQILFSGIANIDVVSNGSNTEFRVGDGNIGNPGFATGSLLVSLTGVTGFDSTDASNGVISGATFSFS from the coding sequence ATGAATCCATTTCCCCTAGAATTCGCCATAGTCTACGAACAACTTACTGCCTTTGCTGGCCTGGAGAGTTTCTGGGCCTCTTTCAATACAGCCTTTGGCAGTGAGTACGATTTCGCCAAGGTGGAGAATCTGCGAATCCAGTGGTTGAACCAGGATTTTAGTCAACTACCAACCATCCAGGTCTTGGGCAGTGGACTAGGGCTAATTGTCGGGGCCTATGCCCAATCCACCAATACCATTTATCTGTCCCAGTCCTTTTTAGCAACGGCCACACCAGAACAGATACAAGCCGTCCTGCTCGAAGAAATTGGTCACTATGTTGATAGTCTTGTTAACTCTGTTGATAGTGAGGGAGATGAAGGGGAGATTTTTTCAGCTTTAGTTTCTGGAGTTGGCTTAAATAAACTAGAGCTACAGACAATAAAAGCCCAAAACGATCACTTTACGATTTTTGTCGATGGACAATCTTTACAAGTCGAAGCGGCAACTATAACTGTTACAAACACGAATGATAGTGGTGCAGGTTCTTTACGGAATGCGATTGCCTCTGCGGCTTCCGGAGATACGATTAATTTTAGTAGTCTTTTTAATACTGCTCAGACGATTATTTTAACCTCTGGGCAATTAGTGGTTAATAAATCTTTAACTATCCAAGGCCCTGGCGCGAATTTATTAACGATTAGCGGCAACAACGCCAGTCGGGTCTTCGTAATCGACGATAACAATGAGAATAATGCCGAAACGGTAGAAATCTCCGGTCTGACCATTAGCGGTGGCCTGGTAACCACTGGCAGTGGAGGGGGAATTTTCAACTTGGAGAATCTCAGTCTCCGCAACAGTACCCTCAGTGGTAACTCCGCTGACTCCTTCGGCGGCGGGATTTTCAACCGTATAGGAACAGTGACGGTCAGCAACAGCACCATCAGTGGTAATTCTACTACCGTGTTCGCCGGCGGCGGGATTTTCAACGACATGGGGACAGTGACGGTCAGCAACAGTACCATCAGTGGTAATTCTACTCGTTTCGGCGGCGGGATTTTCAACGACATGGGGACAGTGACGGTCAGCAACAGTACCATCAATGGTAATTCTGCTAACCTCACCGGCGGCGGGATTGTTAACAACGCGGGGACAACTTCTCTAACCACTACTATCGTCGCCAACAACATCGCAGGTAATGGCGATGGTAATAATCTTCTGTTGTCTGACGGAACGATCAATGCCAGCAATAGCCTAATTGAGAGTAACGCTGACCTAATCAATGGAACCAATAGCAACAATATCTTCGGTGTAGATCCCTTGCTAGGGTCTTTACAAAATAATGGTGGTACAACCTTAACTCATGCGCTTCTACCGGGTAGCCCTGCCATTGGAGCAGGCAATACGACTCCAAGTACAGATCAGCGGGGGATTAGTCGCCCCCAAGGAACTAATGGTGACATCGGGGCCTTTGAGTATGTTCCCCCCATCGTTAACATTACTGCTACTGATAATACCGCTACAGAACAATCAGGAAATACTGGAACTTTTCAATTAACTCGTGATCTTCCCACCGGTGCAACTAACACGGCATTACCTGTTCAATTAACACTTTCGGGAACGGCTAGTGCTAGTGATTACAATTTCTCCGCTTCTGGGGGTACGGTTAATGCCAGCAACAATACCGTTACGGTAACTTTTAATTCAGGTTCCAACACTGTCAATGTGACGGTTACTCCTGTGGATGATATCCAGGCCGAGGCTAATGAGACAGTTATTTTAACGCTCAATGGTGGAAGTCTAAATTATGACTTAGGAGCTAATACCAGCGGCACCGTCACCATTAGCCAAAATGATTTTGTTGTTATCAATACGAATGATAGTGGCGAAGGCAGTCTGCGTCAGGCCCTTCTCAATGCCAATGACATCAGCGGAGCCAATACCATTACCTTTGCTGGAGTTTTCACCGATGCAACGCCCGACACCATTACCCTGACCACTGGGCAACTCAGTATTACGGATAGTGTGACCATCCAAGGCCCTGGCGCTAACTTGTTAACGATTAGTGGTAATAATGCGTCTCGGATTTTCTCTTTTGGGAATACTGGCCCTCAAACCTACAACATTTTGGGGCTAACACTTACAGGCGGTACTGTTGATCGTGGTGGTGCAATTGCCATGAGTGATGACAATGACATATTAAACATCGATCGAGTAGCTATCACTGGTAATACAGCAACGGCATACGGATCAGGAATAGCCATTGCAGGGGGTAGTACCCTAAACCTGACTGATAGTGGCATTTACTATAACAATGCCAGTGGTGGTGGCGGAAGCAGTGTATATATTGAGAATAGCAAGGCTAATTTAAGCAATGTAACGGTGAGTAATAATACGGGTAATGTGTTTTGGGGAGGAAGTATTCTCAATTTTTCTGATGCTTCTGACAGAACCAGTACGGTGACATTACTCAATACCACGATCGCTAATAATCAAAATTATGGTCTATATAATTATGGTCAAAGTGGAGGCAGCCCTACCACCAATTACAGCAACAGTATTTTTAGCAATAACTCTATAGAAAATTTTAATGGGCAAGCCATTTCCCAAGGCAATAACATCGAGAGCGGTACAAATGCTTTGTTAGGGCCTTTACAAAACAATGGTGGTACAACCTTAACTCGTGCCCTTCTACCTGGTAGCCCAGCCATTGGGGCCGGTAATACAAGCCTCACCACGGATCAACGGGGCATTAGTCGGCCCCAGGGAACCAATGATGACATCGGGGCCTTTGAATATGTCTCCCCAACAGTAAGCCTAACAGCAACAGATAATACAGCGACGGAAGCGGCAGGCAATACAGGCAATTTCCAATTAACTCGTGTCATTCCCTCTGGAGGACTGAGCGATGCTCTCCCGGTTCAATTAACGCTTTCGGGAACAGCCAGTGCTAGTGATTACAATTTCTCTGTCTCTCCCTCTGAAGGAACAGTTAGTGCTAGTAGCAATACGGTAACGATTACCTTTAATGCCGGTTCTAACACTGTCAATTTAACGGTAACGCCTGTTGACGACATCCAGGCCGAGGCTAACGAGACGGTTATTTTAACGCTCAATAGTGGAACTCCAAATTATGACTTAGGAGCGAATACCAACGGCACCGTCACCATTAGCCAAAATGATTTTGTTGTTATCAATACGAATGATAGTGGCGAAGGCAGTCTGCGCCAGGCTATTCTCAATGCCAACGCCATCAGCGGGGCCAATACCATTACCTTTGCCATTCCAGGTGGTGGGGTGAAAACTATTAACTTACTCTCAGCGTTACCGAATATTACGGAGCAAGTCACTATTGATGGCACTAGTCAAACCGGTTTTACCGGTACTCCCCTAATAGAGTTGAATGGAACGTCTGCCGGAAGTGGTGCGAATGGTTTGACCTTGACTACCGGTTCTAGCGGAAGTGTTATCCAAGGCTTGATCATTAATCGTTTCAGTAGCGGAGCAGGCATTTTTGTCAACAGCAGCAACAACAAAATACAAAAAAATTACATTGGCACTAATGCAGGTGGAACTTCTGGAGCAGGTAACTCATTTGGTGTTTCTGTTAATTCAGGCAATAACAATATCATTGGCAGTGACGAAGATGGCAACAATGATGCCAGTGAGGGAAATTTAATTTCTGGTAATGGAAATGTAGGTGTTCTTTTCTTCGGAAGTAATAATTTTATTCGAGGCAACTATATTGGTACTAATTTTGATGGCACATCGGCTATAGGAAATGGAATCCATGGCATTTATATTGGTTCTTCTAACCATAACATTGGTGGATCAACAGCCACAGCTCGCAATATCATCTCTGGCAATAGCTTCAGTGGGGTTGCTATCTTCGCAAATCTTGCATCTAATGCTAGCAATAATATTGTGCAAGGTAACTATATCGGTACAGATATCAGTGGCAATAATCCTTTAGGTAATGGTAGTGGTGGTGGTGTTCGTATCACAGGTGCCAATAATACGATTGGGGGGACTGGTGCTGGAGAAGGTAACATTATTGCGAATAGTGCGGGCAATGGTGTGTATGTAACAGATGCTTTTAACGCTAGCCCAAGCCTCAACAATGCAGGTAATAACATCTCTGGAAATAATATTTTCAACAATACAGGTTTGGGGATTGATCTTGCCACTGTTCAAGGTGATAGCGAGGTGGGCATAACACCCAATGATTTATTGGATTCAGATGCTGGTGTTAATAACCTGCAAAATTACCCCTTGCTAATCAAAGACAATAATGGCACTGTTCAAGGCCGTCTCAATAGTGCCCCAAACACCATTTTTCGGATCGAATTTTTTAGTAACACCAATGTAGATCCCAGTGGCAATGGTGAAGGTCAGACTTATTTGACTTTTCAGAATATAACCACAGATGGTAATGGAAATGCCAGTTTTACTTTCACGCCGCCAGGTGGGTCGCTCAATATAACGGCTACTGCGACAGACCCCCAGGGAAATACCTCAGAATTTTCGAGTCCCGCAATTGTTCCCGTCGTCACGATTACAGCCATTGATGCAACAGCAAATGAAGCGGGCGATCCAGGAACCTTTCGGGTTAGTCGTACTGGGGCCCCTATTGTCCCTTTAACTGTCAGTTATGCCGTTTCAGGTACAGCTACCAATGGTAGTGATTACAACAGCCTTTCTGGAACGGTTACTATTCCCGTTGATCAAACTTTTATCGATATCGCAATTAATCCCATTGATGATATCCAGGCCGAGGCTAATGAGACGGTTATTTTAACGCTGAGTAATAGTGTCAACTACATTCAAGGAGCCAACACAAACGGCACTGTCACGATTAGCCAAAATGATTTTGTTGTTACCAATACGAATGATAGTGGCGAAGGCAGTCTGCGCCAGGCTATTCTCAATGCCAATGCCATCAGCGGAGGCAATACCATTACCTTTGCCATTCCAGGTGGTGGGGTTAAAACCATTAATTTGCTCTCGGCTTTACCGAATATTACGGAACAAGTCACCATTGATGGCACTAGTCAAACTGGTTTTGCCGGGACTCCCCTAATCGAGTTAAATGGGGCCTCCGCCGGAGCTGTGAATGGCTTGACCTTGGGCGCCGGTTCTAACGGAAGTATTATCCAAGGCCTAGTCATTAATCGTTTTGGTAGCGGCAATGGCATTCTCGTTCAAAGTAATAACAACACCATTTTGGGTAACTTCCTGGGGACAAACGCTGATGGAACAAGTGCCCAGGCCAATCTGCGAGGCGTTTATATTGATGGTGGCTCAAATAATGTCATTGGTAGCTCTACGATAGCAAGCCGTAACCTAATTTCTGGTAATACTCAACAAGGCATTGTGATTGATAAAGCCAGCGCAATCGGTAACAAAGTTAAAGGCAATTACATCGGCACAAATCTAGCAGGAACCGCGGCCCTTGCTAATGGCTTCCATGGCATACAAATTCAAGGAGGCAGTAAAAATAATATTGTAGGGATTGATGGTGATGGAGCTAATGATGCCACAGAGGGGAACCTGATTTCCGGTAATGCTCAAATTGGCGTTATTACAGAAAACACAGGAACTACAGGCAATATCATTGCTGGCAATCTAATTGGAACCAATGCGGCAGGAACCTCTGCTATTTCTAACAATACAGGAATATATATTGCGAATGGAGCTGAGAATACCCGTGTAGGGACAGACAGTAACGGCGTTTCCGATAGTCTAGAGCGCAATATCATTTCAGGAAATACTAGTTTTGGTATCTGGAATCTTAATAATGCAGGGAATCATCGCATTAGTGGCAACTACATCGGCACGGATATTAATGGAACAACAGACCTAGGCAATGGCAGTGATGGAATTTTAGTTAATGGCTCAGCTAACAACACCATCGGTGGTAATCAAGTCAGTGATCGTAATGTTATTTCTGGTAATAATCGATATGGTATTTTGCTTACTTCAGCAACCACTACAGGCAATACCATTCAAGGTAACTATATTGGTACGAATGCTAGTGGTACAGGGGCAATCGGAAATAGCAACGCCGGTATTCGACTAGAGAGTGGCACCGCCAATAACTTAATTGGTACAAATGGTGATAGCGTCAATGATCTGGCTGAAGGCAACGTTATCTCTAGCAATAGCGTTGGTATTTCTATCGCTAGTAATACAACCACCAATAACACCATTGCTGGTAATAAAATTGGAACAAATGCCGCTGGAACGGCAAATCTGGGGAATACGACTCAGGGGATTTTGATTAGCGATTCTCCTAACAACACCATTGGTGGAACGGTCTTAAATGCCGGTAATTTAATTGTTGGTAATACTCAACAAGGTATTGCGATTACAGGCAACACAGCCACCGGCAATAAAATCCAAGGCAATTCTCTTTCTAGTAATGGAACTTTAGGCGTTGACTTGGGCGCTGATGGTATCACTGCAAACGATCTAGGTGATGGTGATGCCGGGCCCAATGGTCTGCAAAATGCACCGCGTTTAAGCCTAGCTCCCAATGGAATCGTTCAAGGCCAACTCAATAGCACTCCGAATACCACTTTCCGCATTGAGTTTTTTAGCAATACTAATCCTGACCCTAGTGGCTATGGAGAAGGCCAAACCTTCTTAAATTTCATCTCCGTCACCACGGATGGAAGTGGTAATGCCAGCTTTACCTTTGACCCCAGCGCGGCCAGCAATATCACCGCAACGGCCATAGACCCATCGGGCAATACTTCAGAATTTTCCAACGTTGCGGCTCAGACTAGCCCGACCTTTACCTTGCTGACGGATAACTTCACCGCTTTTTATAATCCCACGATCACTAACCTTGACTACAACCTTGTGGGACGACAAGGCGGACTTTTGGCAACGACCCGCTGGATACCTAATACCACTACTGCCCAAGTCGGCAACCCGACCCCCAACATTGACCAAGGTAATTATCTGTTATTGAGCAGTTCTGGACGAGCGGCCCTTGACCGGAACTTTAACGGTATCAATGCCCAGGGCGGCCTCAAAATTAGCTTTGAGCTGGCCCCGAATGCTACTAATACAAATTCAACCTGGTGGGGAGGCATTAGTCTTGGCCTCTCGGAAGCAAACAAAAATATTTTTATCAATAACAATGTTCCCCACTTTGGTATTCTTTTCCGGGGCAATGGCGGCATTCAGGCCTTTGATGCTAACAGTGATGTCAGCGGCGTGAATAGTGGCTGGGGAGGTACCGGCAATAGTAGTACTCTCTATCCCTTTAGCCTTGAACTCACTGACCCCACCGATGGCAATCCTTTTAATGGCATTGGTCAAACCAAAGTTGAGGTTTTTGCTGGCAATAATTTAATCTATACCTATACCAAGGGTAACGGGGGCTATAGCGACAACTACATCAACCTAGGAACCACTGGGACTTCTGGCTTTGATAATTTCAAGCTTGAAAAACTGGGTCGAGTCCCCTTTGCAGAAAATGCCACGGGTACGGTCTATACCGCAACCGCTATCGGGGATCCCCTGCGAAATCCGAGCTTGGTCTATAGCCTCGATGGGCCAGATAAAAATCTGTTCAATATTTCTCAAACAGGAGAAATTAGCTTTAAAGTGGCTCCTAATTTTGAGGCTGCGACAGATGCAGGGGAAGATAATATCTATAACCTGACAGTGATTGCCAGTGATGCCAATTTAACGGGCTCTCAAAATGTCACCATCACAGTGACCAACGTCAACGAGGCCCCGATTAACTCCGTACCAGACGGTCAAACAACGAATGAAGATACAGTCTTAGTCTTCAGTGCCAGCAATAGCAATCTCATTAGCATTAGTGATATAGATGCCGGGTCGAATCTGGTGCAGGTGGCATTAAGTGTGACCAACGGAGTACTGACTTTATCTGGGACAACGGGATTAAGCGTTACCAGTGGTAGCAATGGCAGTGGTAGTTTTACCATCCAGGGTACAGTAGCCAATATTAATGGGGCCCTGAATGGACTGACTTATCTGGGGAATAGTAACTTCAATGGCTCTGATAGTCTGCAAATTGTTACCAATGATCTGGGCAATACAGGTACTGGTGGTGCTTTAACAGATACCGATACAATGACCATTACGGTCAATGCCGTCAATGATGCACCAATCAACACCTTACCTAGTACCTTCAGTGTTGATGAAGACACGAACCTAACTCTCACAGGTTTATCCATTGCCGATGTAGATGCTGGCGCAGAGCCCGTAACCGTAACCCTGTCGGTAAATTCTGGTACTCTAGCCGCCACAACAGGAGGAAACGTCACTGTAACAGATTCTGGAACTAGCTCGATTATTTTAACGGGAACTGTTGCTGCGATTAATGCATTTCTGGCAGGAGGATCGGCCCCGGTCTTTTCCCCCATTAGCAACTTTAATGGCGATGTTCTCTTAACCCTGATCACCAATGATCAGGGTAATACGGGTTCGGGGGGAGCAAAATCGGCTACTGATACCTCAACTATCACTGTCAATTCCGTCAATGATGCCCCCAGTATTACCAGTGGGGCAACGGCCAGCATTGCGGAGAATAGCCCCGTCTCGACGGTGATTTACACAGGGACGGCGACCGACCCTGATACAACAGCGCCTAACAATACTGTATCTTTTAGCCTCAATGGTCCCGATAAGGACTCTTTTACCATCGACTCTGATGATGGAGAAGTGCGCCTGAAAAATCCTGCTAACTTTGAAGTACAGAATAGTTACAACATAGAAGTTGTTGTCACTGATGGCGGCAATCCGGCCCTTTCAGATACCAAGGCTGTCACGATTCAAGTTCTGGATGTTACGGAAAGGTTTACGACTCCCAATCGAGACTCCATCAACACCGGCCCTGGGAACGACTTTGTCACCACCACCCTCGATAACTTGCGCCAACGAGACAGCATCAATGGCGGTGCTGGCAACGACACGCTTGTTCTAGAAGGGCCGGGTAGTACCACTCCCCTAGAGATTAACCTGAGCAATTCTTCCCAGGTACTAGTTCAACCTAACTTTATTGGACTGCCTATTCCCTTCCTCTTTTTCCCCGTTCCTTGGAGTCAATCCTCTGTTAAGGGCTTTGAGAATGTGGATGCCAGTGGTTTTACTGGCAATCTCAATCTGACGGGTAGTAATCTAAGTCAGACTCTTAAGGGAGGGAGTGGCGCAGACAGAATCTTTGGCTTAGGAGGAGATGACCTCATTGATGGTGGCCTCGGGGCCGATGAGTTAACTGGGGGCCTGGGCAATGACATGGTTTACCTCGGCAATGATAGCGCCAGGGATAAAGTGTATTACAGTGCAGGGGATGGAACGGATACCGTGTTCCAGTTCAGTCGAGCCAATGACCAGATCCTCTTCAGTGGAATTGCCAATATTGATGTTGTTTCCAACGGAAGTAATACGGAATTTCGAGTAGGAGATGGTAACATAGGTAATCCTGGGTTTGCCACGGGAAGTCTGTTAGTGAGTCTGACTGGAGTTACTGGTTTTGATTCTACGGATGCCAGTAATGGCGTTATTAGTGGAGCTACTTTTAGTTTTAGCTAA